Proteins encoded in a region of the Pseudomonas sp. GOM7 genome:
- a CDS encoding IclR family transcriptional regulator gives MGIHEDELDYRVPALQRGLSILQMFNASERSLSSNTIAERLGVSVSAIYRILVTLTDMGYLRKLGKNSYELGPQVLCDGFAYLASRDLVDIAMPHLNALRDRTSLSCHLSIREQTDSLYIGRAFAAQRLSVNIPIGTRIPCHCTAMGRMLLSGLTPMELDTLYQHVRLDDYPPPAPKTLPELQQLLERDRERGWVMHRSDYSTAIACAVRDHRGDVVAAINLSGPEAVMDSPVARERYRESLQQCADAISLELGKK, from the coding sequence ATGGGCATCCACGAAGACGAACTGGACTACCGTGTCCCCGCGCTGCAACGCGGCCTGAGCATCCTGCAGATGTTCAACGCCAGCGAGCGCAGCCTGAGCAGCAACACCATCGCCGAGCGCCTCGGCGTCAGCGTCTCGGCCATCTACCGCATCCTGGTCACGCTCACCGACATGGGCTACCTGCGCAAGCTCGGCAAGAACAGCTACGAGCTGGGCCCGCAGGTGCTCTGCGACGGCTTCGCCTACCTGGCCAGCCGCGACCTGGTGGACATCGCCATGCCGCACCTCAATGCCCTGCGCGACCGCACCTCGCTGTCGTGCCACCTGTCGATCCGCGAGCAGACCGACAGCCTTTACATCGGCCGCGCCTTCGCCGCACAACGGCTGTCGGTGAACATCCCCATCGGCACGCGCATTCCCTGCCACTGCACGGCCATGGGCCGCATGCTGCTCAGCGGCCTGACGCCCATGGAGCTGGACACGCTCTACCAGCACGTGCGCCTGGACGACTACCCGCCACCCGCGCCGAAGACCCTGCCCGAGCTGCAACAACTGCTCGAACGCGACCGCGAGCGTGGCTGGGTGATGCACCGTTCCGACTACTCCACCGCCATCGCCTGCGCCGTGCGCGATCATCGTGGCGACGTGGTGGCGGCGATCAACCTGTCAGGCCCGGAAGCAGTGATGGACAGCCCGGTGGCACGTGAACGCTACCGGGAAAGCCTGCAGCAGTGTGCTGACGCCATCTCGCTCGAGCTGGGAAAAAAATGA
- a CDS encoding sarcosine oxidase subunit gamma — protein MTLQANQFAARSPLYRLQAGATLAPFGESCIVTTYGQGDESALLGHCALLDLTNLARYGLRGPAAAEYLGALGYRLPQAPNQALSQADGGHVLRLSQTEYLLLGSLHDAGSKAQREEGQWQASAGQYLLPRQDSHAWLVLSGTCGAEVMAKLCGVDLSPQAFAVGQVAQTSAARVNVIVANLPLGEVPCLHLLCDRASVHYFWGVMLDAMQEFGGQPVGIDALP, from the coding sequence ATGACCCTCCAAGCCAATCAATTCGCAGCGCGCAGCCCGCTCTATCGCCTGCAGGCCGGCGCCACTCTCGCCCCGTTCGGCGAGAGCTGCATCGTCACCACCTACGGCCAGGGCGACGAAAGCGCCCTGCTGGGCCACTGCGCCCTGCTCGACCTGACCAACCTCGCTCGCTACGGCCTGCGCGGCCCGGCCGCCGCCGAGTACCTGGGCGCGCTGGGCTACCGGTTGCCGCAAGCGCCCAACCAGGCACTGAGCCAGGCCGATGGCGGCCATGTGCTGCGCCTGTCGCAGACCGAGTACCTGCTGCTCGGCAGCCTGCACGATGCCGGCAGCAAAGCGCAGCGCGAGGAAGGCCAATGGCAGGCCAGTGCCGGCCAGTACCTGCTGCCACGTCAGGACAGCCACGCCTGGCTGGTGCTCAGCGGCACTTGCGGAGCCGAGGTGATGGCCAAGCTCTGCGGCGTCGACCTCAGCCCGCAAGCCTTCGCCGTCGGCCAGGTGGCGCAGACCTCGGCGGCGCGGGTCAACGTCATAGTCGCTAACCTGCCGTTGGGCGAAGTGCCGTGCCTGCACCTCCTCTGCGACCGCGCCTCGGTGCACTACTTCTGGGGCGTGATGCTCGATGCCATGCAGGAGTTCGGTGGCCAGCCGGTCGGCATCGACGCCCTGCCCTAA
- a CDS encoding 2Fe-2S iron-sulfur cluster-binding protein, with protein sequence MSAAARLPAPLGLLIDRNHPVSFDFESTTYQGLAGDSIASALLANQRWLLSRSFKYHRPRGPLSMAGQDANTLVQLPDEPNVLADMQPLAAGLDVTAQNYNGSLDKDRDALLGHFSRFMPVGFYYRSFYKPKGMWKVWEPLIRKKAGLGVLNLKLQPQYHDKAFLFTDLAVIGAGPAGLCAALSAANAGAKVLLIEQQNYLGGALAWARFDIEGKRAAELRAELLTAVEGHANIRILKEATCNAWFTDHYLPVIQGNRMYKVRARQCIVAAGAFDQPVVFRNNDLPGVLLTSAAQRLIKLYAVKPGQRAVVLTGNDDGYLAALDLLDAGVEVAALVDMRERANDASLAIALQTRGVACHTGSTVYEALGDKHLNAVDVRRISGQGKVAGSGLRIDCDLLCMSAGYMPVYQLPCQAGGKLAYDDTSAAFSLSGLPSGLQVVGSVNGRNALDALLADATNGALRALAALGLEASQPLRELPSEPQVNFPWPIFPHPKGKEFVDFDEDLQVRDIVNATRHGYRDVQLVKRFSTVGMGPSQGRHSALPTARLVAQATGRSVGETGVTTARPPFCPETLAQVAGRGFDPYRQTAMHARHLELGAKMMPVGIWQRPAYYGKPEERDACMQAEARQVREKVGLIDVSTLGGLDVRGPDAAELLERLYTFAFAKQPVGRSRYALMTNEHGVVIDDGVCARLKDEHFYVSATTSGVDRVYQQMLKWNAQWRLNVDITNVTAALAAVNLAGPDSRKVLAKLCSDVDLSAEGFPYLAVRLGTVAGIPARLLRVGFVGELGYEIHVPARYGEALWDALMEAGREFDIRPFGVETQRLLRLEKGHVIIGQDTDGMTSPAEIDMGWAIARSKPFFVGKRSVQILEAQPPIRKLVGFTLPKGSSQPLEGHLVLKGPDISGNVTSCEYSQTLGQIIGLAYCAPDQAAPGQRLPIRVEGGEVVQATVVKLPFYDPESKRQEL encoded by the coding sequence ATGAGCGCCGCTGCCCGCCTGCCGGCCCCGCTGGGCCTGCTGATCGATCGCAACCACCCCGTCAGCTTCGACTTCGAGAGCACCACCTACCAGGGCCTGGCCGGCGACAGCATCGCCAGTGCCCTGCTGGCCAACCAGCGCTGGCTGCTGTCGCGCTCGTTCAAGTACCACCGCCCGCGCGGCCCGCTGTCGATGGCAGGGCAGGACGCCAACACCCTGGTGCAACTGCCGGACGAGCCCAACGTGCTGGCCGATATGCAGCCGCTGGCCGCTGGCCTCGACGTCACCGCGCAGAACTACAACGGCAGCCTGGACAAGGACCGAGACGCCCTGCTCGGGCACTTCTCCAGGTTCATGCCGGTGGGCTTCTACTACCGCTCGTTCTACAAGCCCAAGGGCATGTGGAAGGTCTGGGAACCCTTGATCCGCAAGAAAGCCGGGCTCGGTGTGCTCAACCTCAAGCTGCAGCCGCAGTACCACGACAAGGCCTTCCTGTTCACCGATCTGGCGGTGATCGGTGCTGGCCCGGCCGGCCTGTGCGCGGCGCTGAGCGCTGCCAACGCCGGCGCCAAGGTGCTGCTGATCGAACAGCAGAACTACCTCGGCGGCGCGCTGGCCTGGGCCCGCTTCGACATCGAAGGCAAACGTGCCGCCGAGCTGCGCGCCGAACTGCTGACCGCCGTCGAAGGCCACGCCAATATCCGCATCCTCAAGGAAGCCACCTGCAACGCCTGGTTCACCGATCACTACCTGCCGGTGATCCAGGGCAATCGCATGTACAAGGTGCGCGCCCGCCAGTGCATCGTCGCGGCTGGCGCCTTCGACCAGCCGGTGGTGTTTCGCAACAACGACCTGCCCGGCGTGCTGCTGACCAGCGCCGCGCAGCGTCTGATCAAGCTCTACGCGGTCAAGCCGGGCCAGCGTGCCGTGGTACTGACCGGCAACGACGACGGCTACCTGGCCGCCCTCGACCTGCTCGATGCCGGCGTCGAGGTCGCCGCCCTGGTGGACATGCGCGAACGCGCCAATGACGCCAGTCTGGCCATCGCCCTGCAAACCCGTGGTGTTGCCTGCCATACCGGCAGCACGGTCTACGAAGCGCTGGGCGACAAGCACCTGAACGCCGTGGACGTACGCCGCATCAGCGGCCAGGGCAAGGTGGCGGGCAGCGGCCTGCGCATCGACTGCGACCTGCTGTGCATGTCCGCCGGCTACATGCCGGTCTACCAGTTGCCGTGCCAGGCCGGCGGCAAGCTGGCCTACGACGACACCAGCGCCGCCTTCAGCCTGTCCGGCCTGCCGAGCGGGTTGCAGGTGGTCGGCTCGGTCAACGGCCGCAACGCCCTCGACGCGCTGCTCGCCGATGCCACCAACGGCGCCCTCCGCGCACTCGCCGCCCTCGGCTTGGAAGCCAGTCAGCCGCTGCGCGAGCTGCCAAGCGAGCCGCAAGTCAACTTTCCCTGGCCGATCTTCCCCCATCCCAAGGGCAAGGAGTTCGTCGATTTCGACGAAGACCTGCAGGTGCGCGATATCGTCAATGCCACCCGCCACGGTTACCGCGACGTGCAGCTGGTCAAGCGCTTCTCCACCGTCGGTATGGGCCCCTCGCAGGGCCGCCACTCGGCGCTGCCCACCGCGCGCCTGGTGGCCCAGGCCACGGGGCGCAGCGTCGGCGAAACCGGGGTGACCACCGCGCGCCCGCCGTTCTGCCCGGAAACCCTGGCGCAGGTCGCCGGCCGTGGCTTCGATCCGTATCGGCAAACCGCCATGCACGCACGGCACCTGGAACTGGGGGCGAAGATGATGCCCGTCGGCATCTGGCAGCGCCCGGCCTACTACGGCAAGCCGGAGGAGCGCGACGCCTGCATGCAGGCCGAGGCGCGCCAGGTACGTGAGAAGGTCGGCCTGATCGACGTCTCCACCCTGGGCGGCCTCGACGTGCGCGGCCCGGACGCCGCCGAGCTGCTAGAGCGCCTCTACACCTTCGCCTTCGCCAAGCAGCCGGTGGGCCGCTCGCGCTATGCGCTGATGACCAATGAGCACGGCGTGGTGATCGACGACGGCGTCTGCGCGCGCCTCAAAGACGAGCACTTCTACGTCAGCGCCACCACCAGCGGCGTCGACCGCGTCTACCAGCAGATGCTCAAGTGGAACGCGCAGTGGCGCCTGAACGTCGACATCACCAACGTCACCGCCGCGCTGGCCGCGGTCAACCTGGCCGGGCCGGACTCGCGCAAGGTGCTGGCCAAGCTGTGCAGCGATGTCGATCTGTCCGCCGAGGGCTTCCCCTACCTGGCGGTGCGCCTGGGCACAGTCGCGGGTATTCCCGCCCGCCTGCTGCGGGTCGGTTTCGTCGGTGAACTGGGCTACGAAATCCACGTCCCGGCGCGCTACGGCGAAGCCCTGTGGGATGCACTGATGGAAGCCGGTCGGGAGTTCGACATTCGCCCCTTCGGCGTCGAGACGCAGCGCCTGCTGCGCCTGGAGAAGGGCCACGTGATCATCGGCCAGGACACCGATGGCATGACCAGTCCGGCCGAGATCGACATGGGCTGGGCCATCGCCCGCAGCAAGCCGTTCTTCGTCGGCAAACGCTCGGTGCAGATCCTCGAAGCGCAGCCGCCGATCCGCAAGCTGGTCGGCTTCACCTTGCCCAAGGGCAGCAGCCAGCCGCTGGAAGGCCATCTGGTGCTCAAGGGGCCGGACATCAGCGGCAACGTCACCTCCTGCGAATACTCGCAAACCCTCGGCCAGATCATCGGCCTGGCCTACTGCGCGCCCGACCAGGCCGCGCCGGGCCAGCGCCTGCCGATCCGCGTCGAAGGCGGCGAGGTGGTGCAGGCCACGGTGGTGAAGCTGCCCTTCTATGACCCTGAAAGCAAACGCCAGGAGCTGTGA